A single region of the Tigriopus californicus strain San Diego chromosome 8, Tcal_SD_v2.1, whole genome shotgun sequence genome encodes:
- the LOC131884473 gene encoding uncharacterized protein LOC131884473 isoform X1 — MGQEQASIPAQELRAFFHECDTYRTGQVHAQDLVRTIQGYAQTSQIDKWALEDLSLGLDPQRDNAFIDCATFIAITQAWALKVRQDQCYSSLMESNRMKTACLDRLQIDQDQENDPAHQSSFGLLNQSDFAGSSESDGPLALCSSKIDPNMTELSGEIQVLKRALQKLSDEKTSLQRQYSTSDDLCSQLQTENQTLKARLEATLASLDVASKYQLEYEELKSLSMAKEERCSDLRGLLESNHDKIRDLLQENHRLQTELGGAQDALTLARKNTNDAVGVTEKLKHEAEVLRETNQEKTQELDKLRNLLLACERKVMKAMEETEIKTAEIESLRASLSKMDDELRRATLEGVSAKIAESPEVDADSVFEGGVTDDGLWYHINRRSIGPKFFSTPFEKRLVSMPRESIGDEIKEMGVGGKSPFCEKPSDDEDTQETRALTHITVERGSTPVCQDPWQYLLPIAILVLGTLVIVILFGKVKLDHLDYYPILWPSAFPEPFTIFELSRSTMIAY; from the exons ATGGGACAGGAACAAGCTTCGATTCCGGCCCAAGAGTTGCGTGCCTTCTTCCACGAGTGTGATACCTACCGGACTGGACAAGTTCACGCCCAAGATTTGGTGCGCACCATTCAAGGCTACGCCCAGACGTCGCAAATTGACAAATGGGCCTTGGAGGATCTCAGCTTGGGCTTGGACCCGCAGCGGGACAATGCCTTCATTGATTGCGCCACCTTCATCGCCATCACGCAAGCTTGGGCTCTCAAAGTCAGGCAAGATCAG TGTTATTCATCGTTAATGGAGTCAAATAGAATGAAGACTGCATGTTTAGATCGTTTGCAGATCGACCAAGACCAGGAAAATGATCCCGCCCACCAATCTTCCTTCGGATTACTAAATCAGTCGGATTTTGCTGGGTCCTCGGAGAGCGATGGTCCCTTGGCTCTGTGCTCCTCCAAAATCGACCCGAATATGACCGAATTGAGCGGGGAAATTCAAGTGTTGAAACGAGCTCTCCAGAAGCTCTCGGATGAGAAGACCTCATTGCAACGCCAATATTCCACCTCTGACGACTTGTGTAGCCAACTTCAGACCGAGAATCAGACCTTGAAGGCCCGCCTGGAAGCCACTCTGGCCAGTTTAGACGTGGCCAGCAAGTATCAGCTGGAATACGAGGAACTCAAAAGTCTCTCCATGGCCAAGGAAGAGAGATGTTCTGATCTGAGGGGACTCTTGGAGAGCAATCACGACAAGATCCGCGATCTATTACAAGAGAATCATCGACTTCAAACGGAGTTGGGAGGCGCTCAAGATGCCTTGACGCTGGCTCGCAAAAACACCAATGACGCCGTTGGTGTGACGGAGAAACTGAAACACGAAGCCGAAGTGCTTCGGGAGACCAACCAGGAGAAAACTCAAGAGTTGGACAAGCTCCGCAATCTCCTTCTAGCGTGCGAAAGGAAAGTCATGAAGGCCATGGAAGAAACTGAGATCAAGACCGCTGAAATCGAGAGCTTACGAGCGAGTCTGAGTAAGATGGATGATGAACTCCGAAGAGCCACATTGGAAGGAGTGAGTGCTAAGATCGCCGAAAGTCCGGAAGTTGATGCCGACTCGGTTTTCGAGGGTGGAGTGACTGACGATGGATTGTGGTATCACATCAATCGGAGGTCCATCGGACCCAAGTTTTTCTCTACCCCTTTTGAAAAGCGACTCGTCTCCATGCCCAGAGAATCCATTGGAGACGAGATCAAAGAAATGGGCGTTGGCGGAAAGTCGCCGTTTTGTGAAAAACCCTCCGACGACGAAGACACCCAAGAAACACGGGCATTGACTCACATCACCGTCGAAAGAGGCTCCACCCCAGTTTGTCAAGACCCTTGGCAATACCTCTTACCTATTGCCATCCTTGTCCTTGGCACACTTGTCATAGTGATTCTCTTCGGAAAAGTCAAGCTCGATCATTTGGATTACTATCCAATTTTGTGGCCAAGTGCTTTTCCCGAACCCTTCACAATTTTCGAATTGTCTCGTTCCACCATGATAGCTTATTAG
- the LOC131884473 gene encoding uncharacterized protein LOC131884473 isoform X3, with translation MGQEQASIPAQELRAFFHECDTYRTGQVHAQDLVRTIQGYAQTSQIDKWALEDLSLGLDPQRDNAFIDCATFIAITQAWALKVRQDQIDQDQENDPAHQSSFGLLNQSDFAGSSESDGPLALCSSKIDPNMTELSGEIQVLKRALQKLSDEKTSLQRQYSTSDDLCSQLQTENQTLKARLEATLASLDVASKYQLEYEELKSLSMAKEERCSDLRGLLESNHDKIRDLLQENHRLQTELGGAQDALTLARKNTNDAVGVTEKLKHEAEVLRETNQEKTQELDKLRNLLLACERKVMKAMEETEIKTAEIESLRASLSKMDDELRRATLEGVSAKIAESPEVDADSVFEGGVTDDGLWYHINRRSIGPKFFSTPFEKRLVSMPRESIGDEIKEMGVGGKSPFCEKPSDDEDTQETRALTHITVERGSTPVCQDPWQYLLPIAILVLGTLVIVILFGKVKLDHLDYYPILWPSAFPEPFTIFELSRSTMIAY, from the exons ATGGGACAGGAACAAGCTTCGATTCCGGCCCAAGAGTTGCGTGCCTTCTTCCACGAGTGTGATACCTACCGGACTGGACAAGTTCACGCCCAAGATTTGGTGCGCACCATTCAAGGCTACGCCCAGACGTCGCAAATTGACAAATGGGCCTTGGAGGATCTCAGCTTGGGCTTGGACCCGCAGCGGGACAATGCCTTCATTGATTGCGCCACCTTCATCGCCATCACGCAAGCTTGGGCTCTCAAAGTCAGGCAAGATCAG ATCGACCAAGACCAGGAAAATGATCCCGCCCACCAATCTTCCTTCGGATTACTAAATCAGTCGGATTTTGCTGGGTCCTCGGAGAGCGATGGTCCCTTGGCTCTGTGCTCCTCCAAAATCGACCCGAATATGACCGAATTGAGCGGGGAAATTCAAGTGTTGAAACGAGCTCTCCAGAAGCTCTCGGATGAGAAGACCTCATTGCAACGCCAATATTCCACCTCTGACGACTTGTGTAGCCAACTTCAGACCGAGAATCAGACCTTGAAGGCCCGCCTGGAAGCCACTCTGGCCAGTTTAGACGTGGCCAGCAAGTATCAGCTGGAATACGAGGAACTCAAAAGTCTCTCCATGGCCAAGGAAGAGAGATGTTCTGATCTGAGGGGACTCTTGGAGAGCAATCACGACAAGATCCGCGATCTATTACAAGAGAATCATCGACTTCAAACGGAGTTGGGAGGCGCTCAAGATGCCTTGACGCTGGCTCGCAAAAACACCAATGACGCCGTTGGTGTGACGGAGAAACTGAAACACGAAGCCGAAGTGCTTCGGGAGACCAACCAGGAGAAAACTCAAGAGTTGGACAAGCTCCGCAATCTCCTTCTAGCGTGCGAAAGGAAAGTCATGAAGGCCATGGAAGAAACTGAGATCAAGACCGCTGAAATCGAGAGCTTACGAGCGAGTCTGAGTAAGATGGATGATGAACTCCGAAGAGCCACATTGGAAGGAGTGAGTGCTAAGATCGCCGAAAGTCCGGAAGTTGATGCCGACTCGGTTTTCGAGGGTGGAGTGACTGACGATGGATTGTGGTATCACATCAATCGGAGGTCCATCGGACCCAAGTTTTTCTCTACCCCTTTTGAAAAGCGACTCGTCTCCATGCCCAGAGAATCCATTGGAGACGAGATCAAAGAAATGGGCGTTGGCGGAAAGTCGCCGTTTTGTGAAAAACCCTCCGACGACGAAGACACCCAAGAAACACGGGCATTGACTCACATCACCGTCGAAAGAGGCTCCACCCCAGTTTGTCAAGACCCTTGGCAATACCTCTTACCTATTGCCATCCTTGTCCTTGGCACACTTGTCATAGTGATTCTCTTCGGAAAAGTCAAGCTCGATCATTTGGATTACTATCCAATTTTGTGGCCAAGTGCTTTTCCCGAACCCTTCACAATTTTCGAATTGTCTCGTTCCACCATGATAGCTTATTAG
- the LOC131884473 gene encoding uncharacterized protein LOC131884473 isoform X2, whose product MGQEQASIPAQELRAFFHECDTYRTGQVHAQDLVRTIQGYAQTSQIDKWALEDLSLGLDPQRDNAFIDCATFIAITQAWALKVRQDQVMMENWRTVNCNCQIDQDQENDPAHQSSFGLLNQSDFAGSSESDGPLALCSSKIDPNMTELSGEIQVLKRALQKLSDEKTSLQRQYSTSDDLCSQLQTENQTLKARLEATLASLDVASKYQLEYEELKSLSMAKEERCSDLRGLLESNHDKIRDLLQENHRLQTELGGAQDALTLARKNTNDAVGVTEKLKHEAEVLRETNQEKTQELDKLRNLLLACERKVMKAMEETEIKTAEIESLRASLSKMDDELRRATLEGVSAKIAESPEVDADSVFEGGVTDDGLWYHINRRSIGPKFFSTPFEKRLVSMPRESIGDEIKEMGVGGKSPFCEKPSDDEDTQETRALTHITVERGSTPVCQDPWQYLLPIAILVLGTLVIVILFGKVKLDHLDYYPILWPSAFPEPFTIFELSRSTMIAY is encoded by the exons ATGGGACAGGAACAAGCTTCGATTCCGGCCCAAGAGTTGCGTGCCTTCTTCCACGAGTGTGATACCTACCGGACTGGACAAGTTCACGCCCAAGATTTGGTGCGCACCATTCAAGGCTACGCCCAGACGTCGCAAATTGACAAATGGGCCTTGGAGGATCTCAGCTTGGGCTTGGACCCGCAGCGGGACAATGCCTTCATTGATTGCGCCACCTTCATCGCCATCACGCAAGCTTGGGCTCTCAAAGTCAGGCAAGATCAGGTGATGATGGAGAACTGGAGAACTGTTAATTGCAATTGCCAG ATCGACCAAGACCAGGAAAATGATCCCGCCCACCAATCTTCCTTCGGATTACTAAATCAGTCGGATTTTGCTGGGTCCTCGGAGAGCGATGGTCCCTTGGCTCTGTGCTCCTCCAAAATCGACCCGAATATGACCGAATTGAGCGGGGAAATTCAAGTGTTGAAACGAGCTCTCCAGAAGCTCTCGGATGAGAAGACCTCATTGCAACGCCAATATTCCACCTCTGACGACTTGTGTAGCCAACTTCAGACCGAGAATCAGACCTTGAAGGCCCGCCTGGAAGCCACTCTGGCCAGTTTAGACGTGGCCAGCAAGTATCAGCTGGAATACGAGGAACTCAAAAGTCTCTCCATGGCCAAGGAAGAGAGATGTTCTGATCTGAGGGGACTCTTGGAGAGCAATCACGACAAGATCCGCGATCTATTACAAGAGAATCATCGACTTCAAACGGAGTTGGGAGGCGCTCAAGATGCCTTGACGCTGGCTCGCAAAAACACCAATGACGCCGTTGGTGTGACGGAGAAACTGAAACACGAAGCCGAAGTGCTTCGGGAGACCAACCAGGAGAAAACTCAAGAGTTGGACAAGCTCCGCAATCTCCTTCTAGCGTGCGAAAGGAAAGTCATGAAGGCCATGGAAGAAACTGAGATCAAGACCGCTGAAATCGAGAGCTTACGAGCGAGTCTGAGTAAGATGGATGATGAACTCCGAAGAGCCACATTGGAAGGAGTGAGTGCTAAGATCGCCGAAAGTCCGGAAGTTGATGCCGACTCGGTTTTCGAGGGTGGAGTGACTGACGATGGATTGTGGTATCACATCAATCGGAGGTCCATCGGACCCAAGTTTTTCTCTACCCCTTTTGAAAAGCGACTCGTCTCCATGCCCAGAGAATCCATTGGAGACGAGATCAAAGAAATGGGCGTTGGCGGAAAGTCGCCGTTTTGTGAAAAACCCTCCGACGACGAAGACACCCAAGAAACACGGGCATTGACTCACATCACCGTCGAAAGAGGCTCCACCCCAGTTTGTCAAGACCCTTGGCAATACCTCTTACCTATTGCCATCCTTGTCCTTGGCACACTTGTCATAGTGATTCTCTTCGGAAAAGTCAAGCTCGATCATTTGGATTACTATCCAATTTTGTGGCCAAGTGCTTTTCCCGAACCCTTCACAATTTTCGAATTGTCTCGTTCCACCATGATAGCTTATTAG
- the LOC131884474 gene encoding SET domain-containing protein SmydA-8-like, translating into MSTDSCFFCWTTDDLTPCELCSTVSSCSTHFELHRSKGSKTCLPFRVQTSAIVGRFLIASRDIKEGDLVIFDEALVLAPEDGSVCYVCLTNLQDKETPTVCSECSVPLCGESCQTGANHVDECVYLSRLSLTPDQAKRQFLCSCIGVLRILLAKKKSLVASEIVANLMGHEETRREDRLQAELLRGIECLIRDKCGLDWVTSDELAHAYGVLQTNAIGYRDANAYAFYPTISLMSHSCYPNLDRLTQFGDKFGFRAQRHILSGEELTIRYTRTLEHRLALRSTLKTKWHFDCSCQRCQDPTDLGSYISSPLCKTCHKPLVPKVPLDLHSSWNCLEQDCPDVSEEYIIKLDKIARDIIAQVDTRDSKQLKLALATLNKAFHHNYHQTVKLKFDFIMNGSRSQSLEDLQLVDELSHDVISVLDHVDKGNTRLLQNIKCNMARTKVKLLSELRAQGKITQKECLVQTKLAIALSK; encoded by the exons ATGAGCACCGATAGTTGCTTTTTCTGTTGGACCACAGACGATCTAACACCTTGCGAATTGTGCTCGACAGTGTCCTCTTGTTCCACACATTTCGAGTTGCATCGATCCAAGGGGTCGAAAACGTGTCTTCCCTTTCGCGTTCAAACCTCGGCAATCGTGGGTCGATTTTTGATCGCGTCACGGGATATCAAGGAAGGCGATCTCGTTATCTTCGACGAGGCACTTGTTCTAGCTCCAGAGGATGGATCCGTGTGTTATGTATGTTTGACCAATCTTCAGGATAAAGAAACGCCGACGGTCTGCTCCGAATGCTCGGTCCCACTTTGTGGGGAATCGTGTCAAACTGGGGCGAATCATGTGGATGAATGTGTATACTTGAGCCGGTTATCCCTAACTCCGGATCAGGCCAAGCGGCAATTCTTGTGCTCTTGTATCGGAGTTCTTCGAATAttgttggccaagaaaaagtcGTTGGTTGCATCAGAAATAGTTGCCAATTTGATGGGACACGAAGAGACAAG AAGAGAAGATCGCTTGCAAGCCGAGTTGCTGAGAGGCATTGAATGTCTCATCAGAGACAAGTGCGGCTTGGATTGGGTGACTTCAGACGAATTGGCCCATGCCTACGGGGTTCTGCAAACCAACGCCATTGGGTATAGAGATGCCAATGCTTACGCATTTTACCCAACGATTTCATTGATGTCCCATTCTTGCTATCCCAACCTTGATCGACTCACTCAATTTGGAGACAAGTTTGGCTTTCGGGCGCAGAGACACATTTTAAGTGGAGAAGAGTTGACCATTCGTTATACTCGAACTTTGGAACACCGACTGGCTTTGAGGAGCACTCTGAAGACCAAGTGGCACTTTGATTGCTCCTGTCAAAGATGCCAAGATCCCACAGATCTGGGAAGTTACATCTCAAGTCCATTGTGCAAAACTTGCCACAAGCCCCTAGTCCCGAAAGTGCCACTCGATCTTCACTCCTCATGGAATTGTTTGGAGCAGGATTGTCCAGATGTGTCCGAAGAATACATAATCAAATTGGACAAGATTGCCCGGGATATCATAGCCCAAGTGGACACTAGGGACTCGAAACAATTGAAACTGGCACTAGCCACTTTGAACAAGGCCTTCCACCACAACTATCACCAAACAGTGAAgctaaaatttgatttcatcatGAATGGATCGCGTAGTCAATCTTTAGAGGACTTGCAGTTAGTCGATGAACTCAGTCATGATGTTATCAGTGTGCTTGATCATGTTGATAAAGGCAACACTCGTCTTTTACAAAACATAAAGTGCAACATGGCCAGAACCAAGGTAAAACTGTTATCGGAATTAAGAGCACAGGGCAAAATAACCCAAAAAGAGTGTTTAGTCCAAACCAAATTGGCCATAGCCCTCAGTAAATGA
- the LOC131884475 gene encoding uncharacterized protein LOC131884475: MNFSYQGSTLDYWGRHSTYDHGSVYHEEAPPTSQVESPSTSPWWSLDEDDDLKGCVEKSGYISVRLRHGIHLSITSNQGVEVVNTKQNVSLALSSCGTQMAMVHPYGRILQYNTRIEIETVNEVSVKNAKIWPRGVSFTADNCSMIYLLDAAGARTTTDTFHDLHSTDITNGVLTRSWYASFQSKPDVVNDCLVALNKSRHWVDDEGNDFLKINGVLIKQTRDGYVSVERKNGLEVFDLRTSPNNGTVRFQSSFLYVTGSMGKEAHVFVKSKERRIHYNGASFVVRNGGHSAGFNEFGVLKIW; encoded by the exons ATGAATTTTTCGTATCAAGGGTCCACTCTGGACTATTGGGGGCGTCATTCGACTTAC GACCATGGATCGGTTTATCATGAGGAGGCTCCACCCACCTCACAAGTGGAATCGCCTTCAACATCGCCTTGGTGGAGTTTAGATGAG GATGACGATCTGAAGGGATGTGTGGAAAAGTCAGGATACATCTCTGTCCGACTTCGCCACGGAATTCATTTGAGCATCACCTCCAATCAAGGTGTTGAAGTGGTGAACACCAAGCAAAATGTCTCCTTGGCTTTGAGTTCGTGTGGAACTCAAATGGCCATGGTGCATCCTTACGGCAGGATACTACAATACAACACTAGGATCGAGATTGAAACCGTGAATGAGGTGTCCGTGAAAAACGCCAAAATCTGGCCCAGAGGGGTCAGCTTCACGGCAGATAATTGCTCAATGATCTATCTACTTGATGCGGCTGGGGCCCGGACCACCACGGACACCTTTCATGACCTCCATAGCACGGACATCACGAATG GTGTTCTAACGAGGTCGTGGTATGCTTCTTTTCAAAGCAAGCCAGATGTTGTGAACGATTGCTTGGTTGCGTTGAACAAATCCCGCCACTGGGTTGACGATGAAGGAAACGACTTTTTGAAGATCAACGGTGTTCTTATCAAGCAAACACGTGATGGATACGTCAG tGTTGAGCGCAAAAACGGGTTGGAGGTGTTCGACCTCCGAACCTCTCCCAATAACGGGACGGTTAGATTTCAAAGCTCGTTCCTTTACGTAACTGGATCGATGGGCAAAGAGGCCCATGTTTTTGTTAAATCCAAAGAGAGGCGGATCCACTATAACGGAGCCTCATTTGTGGTGAGAAATGGTGGCCACTCTGCCGGATTTAACGAGTTCGGAGTGCTTAAGATTTGGTAG